One genomic window of Methanobacterium petrolearium includes the following:
- a CDS encoding DUF6326 family protein, with the protein MEDVQIILSALWIVLMLTYLLGDVLRIFSGAFKVGEIAGQKISQKMLFGMALLMLIPIIMVIMSLTLPYPLKKLESTSFILDNQNG; encoded by the coding sequence ATGGAAGATGTACAAATAATCCTTTCAGCGTTATGGATAGTTTTAATGTTAACTTATCTTTTGGGGGATGTGCTGCGAATATTTAGTGGTGCCTTTAAAGTGGGAGAAATAGCAGGTCAGAAGATAAGTCAGAAAATGCTATTTGGGATGGCTTTATTAATGTTAATCCCGATTATTATGGTTATCATGTCCTTAACATTACCTTATCCTTTGAAAAAGTTAGAATCAACTTCTTTTATTTTGGATAACCAGAATGGATAG
- a CDS encoding class I SAM-dependent methyltransferase: protein MKQWYEELFTNYVDKYEKESFTQGTMGEVDFIESEINHDKNCKILDVGCGTGRHTIELTKRGYSVTGVDLSQNMLEKARENASNAGFEIDFRQADARDLPFKGEFDLVIMLCEGGFPLMETDQMNFQILESAARSLNDKGKLIFTTLNGLFPLFHSVKDFINANSKSQTNSGNTFDLMTFRDKYRFETEDDDGNKLILNCNERYYVPSEITWLLKSLGFNEIGIYGCKLGEFSKNDVLTVEDYEMLVITEY from the coding sequence ATGAAGCAATGGTACGAGGAACTATTCACAAATTACGTTGATAAGTATGAAAAGGAATCATTCACTCAGGGTACCATGGGGGAAGTTGACTTTATAGAATCTGAAATTAACCACGATAAAAACTGTAAAATTCTGGATGTTGGCTGTGGAACCGGTCGACATACCATTGAACTTACCAAACGAGGTTATTCGGTCACTGGTGTGGATCTTTCCCAGAATATGTTGGAAAAAGCCAGGGAAAATGCGAGTAATGCTGGATTTGAGATAGATTTCCGACAGGCTGATGCCAGAGATCTCCCCTTTAAAGGGGAGTTTGACCTGGTTATCATGCTGTGTGAGGGTGGTTTCCCATTAATGGAAACTGACCAGATGAACTTCCAGATATTGGAAAGCGCGGCACGTTCACTGAATGATAAGGGTAAATTGATCTTCACCACCCTTAATGGATTGTTCCCTTTGTTTCATTCAGTTAAAGATTTCATAAATGCCAATTCTAAATCTCAGACCAACAGCGGAAACACATTTGACCTCATGACCTTCCGGGACAAATACCGGTTTGAAACAGAAGATGATGATGGCAACAAACTTATTTTAAACTGCAATGAACGATATTACGTTCCTTCTGAAATCACATGGCTTCTAAAATCCCTTGGTTTTAATGAAATTGGTATTTATGGGTGCAAACTTGGTGAATTCAGTAAAAATGACGTTTTAACAGTTGAAGACTATGAAATGCTGGTTATAACTGAATATTAG
- a CDS encoding ArsR/SmtB family transcription factor, with protein MRKLLWELLAGSKGGINRARIIAQLKKRPYNANQLAEILSLNYKTIKYHIEVLEKNDIVVSAGKGYGILYFLSDKMEENFAIFMQIVEKFRGSDTEVYYMGDKMTDTIPVELIH; from the coding sequence ATGAGAAAATTATTATGGGAATTGTTGGCAGGAAGTAAAGGCGGAATAAATCGTGCTAGAATCATAGCACAATTGAAGAAAAGACCATACAACGCTAATCAACTTGCTGAAATCCTTTCTCTTAATTACAAAACCATAAAGTATCATATCGAAGTTTTAGAGAAAAATGATATAGTAGTGTCTGCTGGTAAGGGATATGGCATATTATACTTCCTTTCAGATAAAATGGAAGAAAATTTTGCCATTTTCATGCAGATTGTAGAAAAATTCCGAGGATCTGATACTGAAGTGTACTATATGGGGGATAAGATGACGGATACTATTCCTGTGGAACTAATTCATTAA
- a CDS encoding ABC transporter ATP-binding protein, which yields MNKENNIIEIHNLKKTYDGGKIKALNGLNLEVRKGEFLSIMGPSGSGKSTLLNMIGALDVADEGTIKVAGIDLMKNKKFDEFRSKEIGFVFQMHNLIPNLTVMENVEIPMYESDFSTSQMRERALELLKSVNLTDKKDQIPTKLSGGERQRVAIARALVNHPSIILADEPTGALDSKTGDVILKLLRDLHDKENVTLVMVTHEPYVGKMADRIVNVFDGKIQN from the coding sequence ATGAATAAAGAAAACAACATCATTGAAATTCATAACCTTAAGAAGACTTATGATGGTGGGAAAATAAAAGCCTTAAATGGTTTAAATTTGGAAGTGAGAAAGGGAGAGTTCCTATCCATAATGGGACCATCTGGTTCGGGAAAATCCACACTCCTGAATATGATTGGAGCATTAGATGTGGCTGATGAAGGAACCATTAAGGTAGCGGGTATTGATCTCATGAAAAACAAAAAATTTGACGAATTCCGATCAAAAGAAATTGGATTTGTCTTCCAGATGCACAATCTGATACCCAACCTCACTGTGATGGAGAATGTGGAAATACCCATGTATGAATCAGATTTTTCCACCAGCCAGATGAGAGAAAGGGCACTGGAACTTTTAAAATCCGTGAACTTGACAGATAAGAAAGATCAAATCCCCACCAAATTATCAGGTGGGGAGCGTCAGAGGGTGGCCATAGCCAGGGCACTGGTCAATCATCCCTCCATAATTCTTGCTGATGAACCTACAGGGGCTTTAGACTCCAAAACAGGGGATGTGATCCTGAAACTCCTGCGTGATCTCCATGATAAGGAGAATGTAACTCTGGTGATGGTAACTCATGAACCCTACGTGGGAAAAATGGCTGATAGGATTGTAAATGTATTTGATGGAAAAATACAGAACTAA
- a CDS encoding winged helix-turn-helix domain-containing protein translates to MRKLLWWLIAGSTGGPNRAKIIMTLHDRPYNANKLSEELNLNYKTIRHHIKVLKENNVITSTGEHKYGEMYFLTDKMEENYDTFQEIWKELKLN, encoded by the coding sequence ATGAGGAAGCTGCTTTGGTGGTTAATAGCCGGCTCAACAGGGGGGCCAAACCGTGCTAAAATCATTATGACATTACATGACAGGCCTTACAATGCCAATAAACTTTCAGAAGAATTAAATTTAAATTATAAGACGATAAGACATCATATTAAAGTTTTAAAAGAAAATAATGTCATTACATCGACAGGTGAACATAAATATGGTGAAATGTACTTCCTCACAGATAAAATGGAAGAAAATTATGATACATTTCAGGAAATCTGGAAAGAATTAAAACTAAATTAA
- a CDS encoding HAAS signaling domain-containing protein → MNKDEYIKKLNKLLKKLPKEEREDIISDYEEHFLIGLEKGRTEEEISGALGNPKNIAKQIKAEYMLRKAENKQSAGSVFEAALATAGLGIFNLIFVAVPAMLLIAILLTLFVLGGAMVFGGIFITLGTVLKPILPPYNLNVTAYDGLLGTLIGILYGIGLTIFGLALLAGLVYVTKWFYGLAIRYLKWNLRIIEGKKGS, encoded by the coding sequence ATGAATAAGGATGAATATATTAAAAAACTCAATAAACTTCTGAAAAAACTTCCAAAGGAGGAACGAGAGGATATAATTTCGGATTATGAGGAACACTTCCTGATTGGTTTAGAAAAAGGTAGGACTGAAGAAGAAATTTCAGGAGCACTTGGGAATCCAAAAAACATTGCAAAACAAATTAAAGCCGAATACATGCTTAGAAAAGCAGAAAATAAACAGTCAGCAGGCAGTGTATTTGAAGCGGCACTGGCTACAGCAGGGCTTGGAATTTTCAATTTGATATTTGTGGCAGTACCTGCCATGTTGTTAATTGCAATTTTATTAACTTTATTTGTCTTGGGAGGGGCAATGGTTTTTGGTGGGATTTTTATCACACTTGGAACGGTTCTAAAACCAATTTTACCTCCTTACAATTTAAATGTAACTGCATATGATGGGTTGTTGGGTACTTTAATAGGAATATTGTATGGAATTGGTTTAACAATATTTGGTCTGGCTTTATTGGCCGGTCTGGTGTACGTAACTAAGTGGTTCTATGGATTGGCAATTCGATATTTAAAATGGAATTTAAGGATTATAGAAGGTAAAAAAGGGAGTTAA
- a CDS encoding DUF4332 domain-containing protein, producing the protein MKEDYHIDLEKFPLNRFKKELSESELIPSRKILKEKINERFEILENNGIGNLQDLKVSLKTPKKTREFAGKSGLPEDYLLILRREVNSYTPNPVNLEKFPGVEKETVNKLKSVGIKNTAHLFKKVKTPEDRIKLAAELEIPEEEILELAKLTDLSRIKWVGPVSARIFLDSGIDTVEKVSEADAGSFYKKLVELNQKKKYTKAKFLESDVALCIKVSKMVPKTIKY; encoded by the coding sequence ATGAAAGAGGATTACCACATTGATCTTGAAAAATTCCCTTTAAATAGATTTAAGAAAGAATTATCAGAATCAGAACTTATTCCCAGCAGGAAAATATTAAAAGAAAAAATAAATGAAAGATTCGAAATTCTGGAAAATAATGGAATTGGAAACCTACAGGATCTCAAAGTATCATTAAAAACCCCTAAAAAAACCCGAGAATTTGCAGGTAAATCTGGCCTACCTGAAGATTACCTCCTGATTTTGCGGAGAGAAGTGAATAGTTACACTCCCAACCCTGTTAATCTAGAAAAATTCCCAGGAGTGGAAAAAGAGACTGTGAATAAATTAAAAAGTGTTGGGATTAAAAACACGGCTCATTTGTTTAAAAAAGTTAAAACTCCTGAGGATCGGATAAAATTGGCTGCAGAACTTGAAATACCAGAGGAAGAAATTCTGGAATTGGCAAAATTAACAGATCTTTCCAGAATCAAGTGGGTTGGCCCTGTTTCTGCCAGGATTTTTCTGGATTCAGGGATTGATACTGTTGAAAAGGTGTCTGAAGCAGATGCTGGATCCTTTTACAAAAAACTTGTTGAACTTAACCAGAAAAAAAAGTATACCAAAGCTAAATTCCTAGAAAGTGATGTTGCTTTGTGTATTAAAGTTTCTAAAATGGTACCCAAGACAATAAAATACTGA
- a CDS encoding ArsR/SmtB family transcription factor, whose amino-acid sequence MKKVFLWWLIAGSKGGENRGRIIVELNKRPYNANKLAEKLSLDYKTIRHHMDVLKENNLVESTGEKYGALYFLTGEMEKNYKVFLGIWEEFNEE is encoded by the coding sequence ATGAAGAAAGTATTTTTATGGTGGTTAATTGCCGGGAGTAAAGGTGGGGAAAATCGCGGCAGAATAATCGTTGAACTAAATAAGAGACCTTATAATGCTAATAAACTTGCAGAAAAACTTTCACTTGATTATAAAACTATCCGGCATCATATGGATGTTTTAAAGGAAAACAATTTGGTTGAATCAACCGGGGAGAAGTACGGTGCGTTATACTTCCTCACTGGCGAGATGGAAAAAAATTATAAGGTTTTTCTGGGGATTTGGGAAGAATTTAATGAAGAATAG
- a CDS encoding PadR family transcriptional regulator, giving the protein MNPQFKKGVLELCVLVLLDRKDCYGYEMVDEISKSISISEGTIYPLLRRLKKDKMVIPYLKESQDGPSRKYYQITDLGKEKKEELVVQWDEFSTGVNNLVHEKLVDNLGDIKDE; this is encoded by the coding sequence ATGAACCCACAATTTAAGAAAGGTGTACTGGAACTTTGTGTACTGGTTCTTCTAGACAGAAAAGACTGTTACGGTTACGAAATGGTCGATGAAATTTCAAAGAGCATTTCAATTTCTGAAGGTACTATTTATCCTCTCTTAAGAAGGCTAAAAAAGGATAAAATGGTGATTCCTTACCTAAAAGAGTCGCAAGATGGACCTTCAAGGAAATATTATCAGATAACAGATTTAGGAAAAGAAAAAAAGGAAGAATTGGTTGTGCAATGGGATGAATTCTCCACAGGTGTTAATAATTTAGTTCATGAGAAATTAGTTGATAATTTGGGGGATATTAAGGATGAATAA
- a CDS encoding ABC transporter permease, producing the protein MSYLKLILKNPFRNKTRGLLAIVGIAIGIMVIVALGMVTGGLKASTTSTLKAGAAEVSVMQTGAGNYGSGRINESRVTELMDISGVKETAGMLRATNTSTSESSATAVSGTSTGTGTTSTSGVPGGFAGFSVTGMDPEKLSLAGIENIDGALYSNESTNEVIIGKTASTNLDKKVGDTINLFGKDFTITGIYETGSFITDAGAFMSLSTLQNLTNNDNQVSNIAVKIDENANATEVGKAIETAYPTELSTTTAASMAGRMNNALNTIDTANWAISLLAIIIGGVGVVNTMVMSVFERTREIGVLKAVGWKEKRILGMILGESVVLTLIAAVAGTIVAVIGVVALLSVYFSGTIEPSFAPDIFIRAFLVAFVVGIIGGLYPAYRASQLSPTEALRYE; encoded by the coding sequence ATGTCATACTTAAAGTTGATCCTGAAAAATCCATTCAGGAATAAAACAAGAGGTTTACTTGCTATTGTAGGAATTGCAATAGGCATAATGGTCATTGTGGCATTGGGCATGGTCACTGGTGGTCTTAAAGCGTCAACCACCAGCACCCTGAAAGCAGGGGCTGCTGAAGTCAGTGTGATGCAGACTGGCGCTGGTAACTATGGATCAGGAAGGATCAATGAAAGCCGAGTCACTGAACTCATGGATATATCGGGAGTAAAAGAAACTGCAGGAATGTTAAGAGCAACCAACACTTCAACCAGTGAATCATCAGCAACTGCTGTGTCAGGAACTTCAACAGGAACAGGCACCACCAGTACAAGTGGTGTTCCTGGGGGGTTCGCTGGGTTCTCAGTCACAGGAATGGATCCTGAGAAATTAAGCCTTGCAGGAATCGAAAACATTGATGGGGCATTGTATTCTAATGAAAGTACAAATGAGGTCATAATTGGTAAAACAGCTTCCACTAATCTCGATAAAAAGGTGGGGGACACCATTAACTTATTTGGTAAGGATTTCACCATAACTGGAATTTATGAAACTGGAAGCTTCATAACTGATGCCGGAGCTTTCATGTCACTATCCACACTCCAAAACCTGACTAACAATGATAACCAGGTAAGTAACATAGCAGTGAAGATAGATGAAAATGCCAACGCAACAGAAGTAGGTAAAGCAATTGAAACAGCATATCCCACTGAATTATCCACCACAACTGCTGCATCAATGGCAGGTCGGATGAACAATGCACTTAACACCATAGACACAGCCAACTGGGCAATTTCACTCTTAGCCATAATAATAGGTGGAGTGGGAGTGGTAAACACCATGGTAATGTCAGTATTTGAAAGAACCCGCGAAATAGGTGTTTTAAAGGCTGTAGGATGGAAGGAAAAAAGAATACTGGGAATGATACTCGGTGAATCCGTGGTCTTGACCTTAATCGCTGCAGTGGCTGGAACCATAGTGGCAGTGATAGGAGTTGTAGCTTTACTCTCAGTTTACTTCAGTGGAACCATAGAACCATCCTTTGCACCGGATATATTCATCAGAGCATTCCTGGTGGCATTTGTTGTGGGAATAATTGGTGGATTGTACCCAGCATACCGGGCATCCCAACTATCACCAACAGAGGCGTTGCGCTATGAATGA
- a CDS encoding prenyltransferase/squalene oxidase repeat-containing protein — protein MTDWLSKFNYDPTKSLLESGNETIIYFTKKNLLEEDVNPIECLWNLSEVQKIVKKQVEDGSWPINGKYAVSGVKYPLIETWKQIRILIQQYELNNTHPSIRKVAEFIFSCQTTEGDIRGILANQYTPYYTGAIMYLLIKAGYQNDPRIEKGFKWLLKMRQDDGGWVIGSPGMIGLSDLTRAEMNDLTSNKNRETAQAFDRSKPFSAAGTGMVLRAFSVHPTYKKSEAALTAERLLKSKFFKKDNWTSYQHPDNWLRFQYPFWWTNLVSALDSLSLMGFSKEDNDVEKALKWFIDHQEPDGLWKVSYSKIHKSPDDQKTFKSKLWITLAICRIFKRFTEC, from the coding sequence ATGACTGATTGGCTCTCAAAATTCAACTATGATCCTACTAAATCACTTCTCGAATCAGGGAATGAAACAATCATCTATTTTACAAAAAAGAATCTCTTAGAAGAAGATGTAAACCCCATTGAGTGTCTTTGGAATTTATCAGAAGTCCAAAAAATAGTCAAAAAACAAGTTGAAGATGGTTCATGGCCCATCAACGGAAAATACGCTGTTTCTGGAGTTAAATATCCTTTAATTGAAACCTGGAAACAGATAAGGATTTTAATCCAACAATATGAGTTGAACAATACCCATCCATCCATCCGAAAAGTTGCTGAATTCATATTCTCCTGCCAGACTACTGAAGGAGATATCCGGGGAATTCTGGCCAATCAGTACACCCCTTACTACACCGGAGCAATAATGTACCTTTTGATTAAAGCAGGTTACCAAAACGACCCTCGCATAGAAAAAGGTTTTAAATGGCTTTTGAAAATGCGACAAGACGATGGTGGTTGGGTAATCGGTAGTCCCGGTATGATTGGCCTTTCAGATCTCACCAGGGCAGAGATGAATGATCTAACTTCCAACAAAAATAGGGAGACTGCTCAAGCATTTGACAGATCTAAACCCTTTTCTGCGGCAGGCACAGGAATGGTCCTACGGGCTTTTTCTGTTCATCCTACCTATAAAAAATCTGAAGCAGCATTAACTGCAGAACGACTTTTAAAATCAAAGTTCTTTAAAAAAGACAACTGGACATCTTATCAACATCCGGATAACTGGTTACGATTCCAGTACCCATTCTGGTGGACTAACCTGGTATCTGCACTGGACTCACTTTCTCTTATGGGATTTTCAAAGGAGGATAATGATGTTGAAAAAGCCTTAAAATGGTTTATTGATCATCAGGAACCAGATGGATTGTGGAAAGTTTCGTATTCAAAAATTCATAAGTCTCCAGATGACCAGAAAACATTTAAATCAAAATTATGGATTACTTTAGCAATTTGCAGGATTTTTAAGAGGTTTACAGAATGTTAA
- a CDS encoding class I SAM-dependent methyltransferase yields the protein MSEKIWNLMANNYDKSEEPFTKIHITNLKKTKKYLNNCDMVLDLGCGTGTQALEIASDVKEVHGIDTSSKMIEIAKRKAHDRKTPNAHFRQATIFDERLLKESFDVILAFNILNYLEDTPEVMQRINELLKPGGFFISSTECMGEEEKKFSRILSFSALFIMEKARVISTKFYKFFELEDLIYNGNFQIVETEKLKLRHLKFYFIVAKKI from the coding sequence ATGTCAGAAAAGATTTGGAACTTGATGGCAAATAATTATGATAAAAGTGAAGAGCCGTTTACAAAGATTCACATCACGAACCTTAAAAAAACCAAAAAATATCTGAATAACTGCGACATGGTTTTAGATCTTGGATGTGGTACAGGAACTCAAGCACTGGAAATTGCTAGCGATGTTAAAGAGGTTCATGGTATTGATACATCGTCAAAAATGATCGAAATTGCAAAAAGAAAGGCACATGATCGTAAAACTCCGAATGCCCACTTCAGGCAAGCAACCATATTTGATGAGAGACTTTTGAAAGAATCTTTTGATGTGATACTGGCTTTCAATATCCTAAATTATTTAGAAGACACACCTGAGGTTATGCAAAGGATTAACGAATTATTGAAACCAGGTGGATTTTTCATTTCTTCAACAGAATGTATGGGGGAGGAGGAGAAGAAGTTTTCAAGAATTCTTTCTTTTTCTGCCTTATTTATCATGGAAAAAGCACGTGTAATCTCTACGAAATTCTATAAATTCTTTGAATTAGAGGATTTAATATATAATGGTAATTTTCAAATTGTTGAAACTGAAAAGTTAAAATTAAGACATTTAAAGTTCTATTTTATTGTAGCAAAGAAGATTTAG
- a CDS encoding ABC transporter ATP-binding protein, which yields MNKHVLEFNNVWKTYHMGDGLVNALAGLDLRLDEGSFTAVMGPSGSGKSTFLHVAGILDTPTMGLFRINGEETINMSMKEQARLRRNEIGFIFQRFNLLSQLTSLENVMLPMINKDLEKAKEVLDKMGLEDKYHKRPTQLSGGELQRVSIARALINDPSLILADEPTGELDTANANSIMQILQDLNHNNGVSIVVVTHNPASASFADEIVHMSDGKIVNKDSK from the coding sequence ATGAATAAACACGTACTTGAATTCAACAACGTCTGGAAAACCTATCATATGGGTGATGGGCTGGTGAATGCCCTGGCAGGACTAGATCTGAGGTTAGATGAAGGTTCATTCACCGCAGTCATGGGACCTTCAGGTTCTGGTAAATCAACCTTTCTACACGTGGCTGGTATATTGGACACACCTACTATGGGTTTATTCCGTATCAATGGGGAAGAAACCATCAACATGTCTATGAAGGAACAGGCCCGTCTTCGGAGGAATGAAATCGGATTCATATTTCAGAGGTTCAACCTCCTGTCCCAGCTCACCTCACTGGAGAACGTCATGCTCCCAATGATTAACAAGGATCTGGAGAAAGCAAAGGAAGTTCTGGATAAGATGGGATTGGAGGACAAATATCATAAACGCCCCACACAGCTTTCAGGGGGAGAACTACAACGTGTGTCTATTGCCAGAGCCCTGATCAATGATCCGTCCCTAATATTGGCTGATGAGCCAACAGGAGAGCTGGACACAGCAAATGCCAATTCCATAATGCAAATACTACAGGATCTGAATCATAATAATGGGGTCAGTATTGTGGTAGTTACTCATAACCCAGCATCAGCAAGTTTTGCAGATGAAATCGTCCATATGAGTGATGGAAAAATAGTCAACAAGGATAGTAAATAG
- a CDS encoding flavodoxin family protein, which produces MENEVTELKEASSLKFLLVLYSYHHHNTEKIANVLAKTLDAEIKWPQEISPEEIQDYDLVGFGSGIYSAKHHESLLKLVDELTEVNNKKSFLFSTAGITGKSKASKDHATLREKLESKGYIILDEFQCKGFNTNSFLKLFGGMNKGRPNAQDLQNAEKFAWKIKQKAAENG; this is translated from the coding sequence ATGGAAAATGAAGTAACTGAGTTAAAAGAAGCATCATCATTGAAATTTCTCCTGGTTTTGTATTCGTATCATCATCATAATACTGAAAAGATAGCTAACGTCCTGGCCAAAACTCTTGATGCAGAAATAAAATGGCCACAGGAAATTAGTCCTGAAGAAATTCAAGACTATGATCTAGTTGGCTTTGGTTCAGGGATTTACAGTGCAAAACACCATGAATCTTTACTTAAACTTGTCGATGAACTAACAGAAGTAAATAATAAGAAATCATTCCTTTTCTCAACTGCGGGAATAACAGGAAAATCCAAAGCCTCCAAAGATCACGCCACACTAAGGGAAAAACTAGAATCCAAAGGTTACATCATCCTTGATGAATTTCAGTGTAAAGGTTTTAACACCAACAGTTTCCTTAAACTGTTTGGGGGGATGAATAAGGGCCGCCCCAATGCCCAAGACCTCCAGAATGCAGAAAAATTTGCTTGGAAAATAAAGCAAAAAGCCGCGGAAAATGGGTAG
- a CDS encoding GNAT family N-acetyltransferase: MIRLRKATIGDRKKAYYWLYYSDFSMFLNKLEGLTEETIPSYEEFKADYQDYYFIGSQPEKGRCYIIVSTKNGKKEDIGIISYTSFHLFEKITEFDIWLKNLACTGHGHGTQAILKLVRIVKDLGYANIIIRPSKYNKMAIKSYKKAGFIEKELKPGEYYRAEYIDKFSEGEYGPGGDVFMVLSLL; the protein is encoded by the coding sequence ATGATAAGACTTAGAAAGGCTACAATTGGGGACAGAAAGAAAGCATATTACTGGTTATATTATTCAGATTTTTCAATGTTTTTAAACAAGTTAGAAGGCTTGACTGAGGAGACTATACCCTCTTATGAAGAATTTAAAGCAGATTATCAGGATTATTATTTCATTGGTTCCCAGCCAGAAAAGGGGAGATGTTACATTATTGTTTCCACAAAAAATGGAAAGAAGGAGGATATAGGAATCATATCCTACACTTCCTTTCATCTTTTTGAAAAAATCACTGAATTTGATATTTGGCTAAAAAATTTAGCCTGTACCGGTCATGGTCATGGAACGCAGGCTATTTTAAAACTTGTAAGGATTGTTAAGGATCTTGGCTATGCAAATATAATCATACGCCCTTCAAAATACAATAAAATGGCCATAAAATCCTACAAGAAGGCAGGATTTATCGAAAAAGAATTAAAACCCGGAGAATATTATCGGGCAGAATATATTGATAAATTTTCAGAAGGAGAGTATGGTCCTGGTGGGGACGTGTTCATGGTACTATCTCTTCTTTAG
- a CDS encoding ABC transporter permease: protein MDLYKLSFNNIRRRKLRSSLTMLGIIIGAAMLMTLLGLTAGVTTAIEDETNAYMYDIVITPASSSGSYLMDNKTVSKIRNQSDLYDFREVTQFSEDVNGTELYVEGVNNWKDVKLIKGTQGVVINKEAVEKLGYDVGSVITVKGNELTVTGIVKKTQVPYIYLNQDTVREMAGDKVGAIYARTNGDPETVSDEVEKNIDGISAVTKSEHVSEIQEMTGQALLFMGIIASIALLVGIISVINTMLISVMERTKELGVLKAIGFTNWEIKGSILFESGLLGFLGGFIGVILGLIGIVIIANLLQLGDYIPGMMPLWLILGVIGGSTLLSILAGLYPAMRASKLNVVEALRNE from the coding sequence ATGGATCTTTACAAATTGTCATTTAACAATATAAGAAGAAGAAAACTAAGAAGCTCTTTAACCATGTTGGGTATAATAATTGGCGCGGCAATGCTTATGACACTATTAGGTTTAACCGCGGGGGTAACCACAGCGATTGAAGATGAAACAAATGCATATATGTATGATATAGTAATAACACCAGCATCCAGCTCTGGATCTTATTTAATGGATAATAAAACCGTATCCAAAATAAGAAACCAGTCCGATCTCTATGATTTCCGTGAAGTGACCCAGTTTTCAGAGGATGTAAATGGAACTGAACTATACGTGGAGGGAGTCAATAACTGGAAGGATGTTAAACTAATAAAAGGGACGCAAGGTGTTGTAATCAACAAAGAAGCAGTTGAAAAGTTAGGTTATGATGTTGGGAGTGTAATAACCGTTAAAGGCAATGAATTGACTGTTACAGGAATAGTTAAAAAAACGCAAGTTCCTTATATTTACCTAAATCAGGATACTGTTCGTGAAATGGCAGGAGATAAGGTAGGTGCTATTTATGCCAGGACCAATGGAGATCCTGAAACAGTATCCGATGAGGTGGAAAAAAATATAGACGGAATTTCAGCAGTAACCAAATCAGAACATGTGAGTGAAATTCAGGAAATGACAGGACAGGCACTGCTTTTCATGGGAATCATAGCCAGTATTGCTTTACTGGTGGGGATCATAAGCGTGATAAACACCATGCTAATCAGTGTCATGGAAAGAACAAAAGAGTTAGGGGTATTAAAGGCCATTGGATTTACTAACTGGGAAATAAAAGGAAGTATCCTGTTTGAATCCGGTTTATTAGGATTTTTAGGGGGATTTATTGGTGTAATATTGGGACTTATTGGAATTGTGATAATTGCCAATTTACTGCAACTTGGAGATTATATTCCTGGAATGATGCCGTTATGGCTGATTTTAGGGGTGATCGGTGGGTCTACCCTTTTAAGCATACTTGCAGGATTATACCCTGCAATGCGCGCATCAAAACTCAATGTAGTGGAGGCTTTACGAAATGAATAA